The following proteins are co-located in the Vigna unguiculata cultivar IT97K-499-35 chromosome 9, ASM411807v1, whole genome shotgun sequence genome:
- the LOC114162269 gene encoding shikimate kinase 1, chloroplastic-like → MEAIAVQAFRFSVMLHSTKPERTGPNDSVRMFGGFKKQLFVSSTFHPPRPSTRIQRKKKSLVVACSHNNIPARTLESETFHAPVDEKLILKNKSQEIETYLNGRCIYLVGMMGSGKTTVGKILSQALSYAFFDSDALVEEEVDGTSVADIFKHYGETFFRNKETEILRKLSMMHRHVISTGGGAVVRPINWKYMYQGISVWLDVPVEALAQRITAVGTDSRPLLHYEPGDAYTKTFMRLSALLEERSEAYANANARVSLENMVAKLGQRDVSDLSPTAIAMEALEQIKGFLMSEDGC, encoded by the exons ATGGAAGCTATAGCGGTTCAAGCCTTTCGATTTTCAGTTATGCTGCATTCCACGAAGCCTGAGAGAACAGGGCCAAATGACTCTGTCAGAATGTTTGGTGGATTTAAGAAACAGCTTTTTGTTTCGTCAACGTTTCACCCACCAAGACCTTCAACGAGGATACAGCGAAAGAAAAAATCTTTGGTGGTTGCATGTTCGCATAACAATATTCCAG CGAGGACATTGGAATCTGAAACATTTCATGCTCCGGTTGATGAAAAGTTGATTTTGAAG AATAAATCACAAGAGATCGAGACATATTTAAATGGGCGCTGTATATACCTTGTTG GAATGATGGGCTCTGGGAAGACAACTGTGGGGAAGATATTGTCACAAGCGCTTTCTTATGCGTTTTTTGATAG TGATGCCTTggtggaggaggaggttgatGGAACATCTGTAGCTGATATATTCAAGCACTATGGAGAGACATTTTTTCGTAATAAGGAG ACTGAGATATTGAGGAAGCTGTCAATGATGCATAGACATGTTATTTCTACTGGTGGAGGTGCTGTTGTGAGGCCCATCAATTG GAAATATATGTACCAAGGAATTAGTGTTTGGTTGGATGTACCTGTAGAAGCATTGGCTCAGAGAATAACAGCCGTAGGAACTGATTCTCGCCCACTTCTGCATTATGAACCGGGAGATGCATACACAAAG ACTTTCATGCGTTTGTCTGCCCTTTTAGAAGAAAGAAGTGAAGCATATGCAAATGCCAATGCCCGGGTCTCCTTGGAAA ATATGGTAGCAAAACTGGGTCAAAGAGATGTGTCAGATTTATCTCCAACTGCTATTGCAATGGAG GCGCTAGAACAAATCAAAGGCTTTCTTATGAGTGAAGATGGCTGTTAA